In the genome of Desulfolucanica intricata, the window ATTAAAATTAGCCTTAATAGAGCTATGGAAAAATGAATTAAAAGAAGTTCCGGTAATATTACTGGATGACGTATTCTTTGAACTGGACTGTAAACGACAAAAATATATTTTAGAGCTAATAAATCAGGATATACAAGTATTTATTACAACTACCAATATAGATAATATTGTCAAATATGGATATAATAATACCAGAATATTTTATATACGTGATGGCTTTATTGATGGGGAGGAATAAAAGATGTTTCTGCATTTAGGTGGTGATGTAGTTGTTGCCAAGAAAGATGTAATTATGATTCTTGATGCCCGAACGAAAAAATCACCTTTTGTTAAAGAATTTTTAGAAATTGCTGAGGATGAAGGTTTTATTAAATTAATATCAGAAAAGGAGAAAGAAAAATCTCTAATTATTACTACTAAAGAAGTTTTTCTTTCACCTATTTCTTGTACTACTTTAAAAAAGCGTTCAGAAAACGTACTTAATACAGTGGATATTAAAGAATTTAACCGTGGTTAATACCACGGTTAAATTCTTTAATATAATAAATATTGATTATTAATAATAATTATGGTAAAATATAGTTTTAAAGCATTTATTTATGGGGGGTACTTAATTTGTCAGAGCAAGTTACCGGCAGGTACGGGGCTGAAGAAATACAAATTTTAGAGGGATTAGAAGCTGTCAGGCGCAGACCGGGAATGTATGTCGGCAGCACCGGAACTAAGGGGCTGCATCACTTAGTGTATGAAGTGGTTGATAATAGTGTTGATGAGGCTATGGCCGGTTACTGCAGTGTGATTGAGGTTTTGATTAATGAAGATAACTCTGTTACGGTTATTGATGATGGTCGCGGCATACCGGTGGATATTCATCCTAAAACAGGCCGGCCTGCTGTAGAAGTGGTTCTGACTACGCTTCATGCCGGGGGTAAATTCGGCGGTGCCGGCTATAAGGTTTCCGGTGGTTTACACGGCGTAGGTGTATCCGTAGTTAATGCTCTTTCCGAGTGGCTGGAAGTAGAGGTCAGGCGTGAAGGAAAAGTTTTTTTTCAACGTTATGAACGGGGATTTCCGGTCAATGATTTAAAAGTGATTGGAAAAAGCGGTAAGACCGGAACTACAATAAAATTTAAACCCGATGATGAAATATTTGAGGAGACTGTTTTTAGCCGGGATATTTTAATAAGGCGCTTAAAGGAACTGGCTTATC includes:
- the remB gene encoding extracellular matrix regulator RemB; translated protein: MFLHLGGDVVVAKKDVIMILDARTKKSPFVKEFLEIAEDEGFIKLISEKEKEKSLIITTKEVFLSPISCTTLKKRSENVLNTVDIKEFNRG